TGAGGGCGTCTGTCAGCACCTTGAGCTCATCCTTGACTCCCTCCAGGCCTCCTTGGATCTTGAGCGGGTTGTCCAGAACCTCGATGCTGCTGGTGTACGGGTCGTACCTCACAGAGAAGGGGCGCTTGATGCCGCCCACATACGTCCTGGTTAAACATGCACAGGAGCCGGGAAGGAAGAGAACTTAAACGAGCCCAGAATTTCATTTAGCTTCAAAATGCATTCAACTCGGTAGGAAAAGGTCCCGCCGCTATTATTACCGTTCTCACTTGTTTTGCAGAGGCACATGTGTGGTGCGGGCCAAGTGAAACTGCAGCGTGGTGTCTCGGTTAGGACGCCTACATTAGCAACAGCTGCTTTCTGACTGCCATGGTTGACCTacaaaaaaaaagcctgtgGCCTCGGGGGTAGGCTGGCTGTTCTCTGACCTTGTCCTCGCATAACCCCTCCCCTTCCTTgttgttcctctctgtctcagcctgtattcatgtgtgtgtgtgtgtgtgtgtgtgtgcgcgcgcgttgGGCCCCGGCATACCTGAATTTCTCCTTGGCATCTGAAAAACTCTCCGAAATGAAGTAAACAGGCTGGTACGTCTGGTCCTGATAGGGCTGCACCGCCGCGGCCCCGGGGTCAAACTCCCTGGTCTCCGGTTCGTCGGACAGGGAGTACTGGGTTGAATTAAGAGGAAAAACACGCAGAGTCAGCGACGGCTCAGTAGGCTGTGACCGTCGCATTGCTTCTTTGAAGCCGTAGAAAGATTACAACACCAGTGGATACGCGCTGGAACGTACCACAAGCTCTCCGTAGGAGGAGAGCAGCCCAGCGCCATAGGCCTTCACCTCGCCGTTCTGTTTGCATAAGCCGTACTCCACAGTGAACCAGTACAGCTGATGGGAAAACGTAAACAGCGGCTCAGAGCAATTCTGGAGCGGACACGGGCCCTGTTATGTGCGGCAAACGTCACATTAAAGTTAATTGAACATGGTCAGGGGTTGGGCCGGGGCGTGGGATCCACAACTGTGTATTgggttgtttttattatctAGTTAGGAGACGATTTATAGCTTCTGCTTTTAAACACCAAGAGTAGGGATCAGTGAAGTGAGCGTCCTGCTCCGTGGAGACCAGCAACTTACAGTGGAGAGTTTCTCAATATCCTCGTCCGAGGCCCCGAGAGATGCCAGGCCAAGGTTCTGCAACAGAACATCCATTCATTCTAAGAACAAAGCGTGAGTAATACTGACAGTGTGCAGAAGCCTTTTCAAAGCCCACCTGCGAAAACTGGGCGAAGGTGCGGTCGGCCAGCATTGGGACGTGGCCCAGGAGCTCATGGACGCAGTCACTGAAGGGAAGTAAAGCCCCCACACAGATTATTGATGGGCTCACAGGTGCTAATGGAAACCGAAAGGGAGATCACATCACACGTCTGCTTACGGTTCGGGAGAGTGCATGGGGGAGGACGCGTGTCGGATGTACTGGGTGCACTGGAACACCCGGAACGCCAGACTGGCCAGGAAGTCTCTGGCCGACAGCAGACCCGCCACTGGACGCAGCAGGAACCCCGtgcgctctgtgtgtgtgtgtgtgtgtttaggagaaGGGGGGAAAGAACAGGTGGACAAGCAATGCGTTCACTGAACATTTGCTGCACTCAGTTTGGGTGTggcctttattgtgtttttaaaccCCGTCTGTACCTTTGAGGAAGCGTGACACGTCTTCCAGCTGGGGGATGTTGTCTGGGCTGTACCCACAGTGCCTCTCCAGCAAGTGGAAGGCCTCGAGATACTCAGTGCAGGCATGCGTGGTGTACAAGTCCCTCAGGGTGGAGTAGACTTCCCGCCTGAGGAGCACAATAGGAAACAGTCAAACATATACAATCACTAAAAGTCTTGTAGTCTTGTAGCATAAAACTGTAAAGTCTTGATCAAGATTAAACAAATGGGTATTAAATGCTTACTATTATTGTGCAGTGGCACTGCACATTTACATAAACAGACACTCATTTCCATTCAAAGCCACAGAACAGTTGTAAATGGGGATTGGGGACCTGGTATTTCATCCTATTCCAGTCAAATTGATTCCCATTGTAGCAACAGATTTTCCGCTCAAGCTGCCACATCTACGTCCTCCCATTTGAAACTACTTTGTCCAAATACCCATGAATGACAACTCGTAACCATCAGCCTGAGGTGTGAGATGAATCTGCCTGCGGTGGTGATGCTCCGATGAACAGTCAGAAGGACTGAAACGctgattttttaatttttttcatcaGGACTGTGAATGCGCATGCAGCAGCCCTCACCAGGTCCCGATCTCCTCCGCTGTGTATTCCACCTTGGGAATTGGCTCCCCGCTGTGGAGAAACACAGGAACAGACGATTAGAAGCAATACAAATTAGATTTTTTCTTTAGTTTCTTTTTGAGGAGTTGATGTAATTGTCAGGAAAAAGCCAAGCATGTCTCACTGTCTGTATCTGAAAGCGATGTCACcaatcatcttcctcctctgtctgtaggCAGGGTCTGTGTAGCCCTGTTCAAATCAGATATATTAAAGCTATGATCGTATTTCTGGTGCCATGACATATTGTTCTAACCATatttaaagtataataatgACTCCTGTTTTTGCTCATGCACGTTGCTGTCAAAGTCGGTACTTACAGGATGGTCTTGATCCAGGTCTGGATCAAATTTTGTGACCAGATGATGACATCTGTCCAAATCGGCTATTCTCTTTGGAAACCAGTGAACTGACGAAAACAAGAAACACCAGGTTAAATTTGAGCCAAATGTTGAATATGCTTCATTTCTTTTtacaaacacagtaaaaaatCTGTTACATTTGACTTCTTTGGTGGTTTTAACATCGTCTGCGTTCCGCTTGATGGAACTGATGAGAGTACTGACATCTGAGAGATGCACCTCACAACGCACAAAGTATTCCAGGCTCTCCAGGCAATCCTTGAGTTTCCTGCACGGCCGTGTCTCCAAATGGCGAATCTTAGATTCAAACGTCTGGAAGACATATGTTCGGGATACAAATAATCCTGGTTTACGCCTGGTTTAATATAACTGTGATGTACATACAAATGTggcttttatttatattaatggAATAGTTTccaaacaaattaaatgtttactGCTTTTTATGTATGATATAATTAGTGACAAAtcagcatttacagtaactgtccagtaaattaaacttaaaaattaaaattaaatcttGCCTGAATAAAATTTGTTGAAAATAATGCATATGAATATAAAGAAAACAACGGTATAATTATTAAATTCCGAATGGCAGCctctgatttggttttattgtattcgaaacatttaaaatgtaacTAAATGATGTTAAAAGTGGTTTTAAGCAAGACTTTTCtgtcacaaaaataaataaataaacaaacttcGCACACACGCTTTTTCGTACCTCAAAAACTTTGAGCGTCCGCGACAAAGCGGGTGTCTTGGAAGTTCGTAACGTGAAGAAGAGGTTGAGAAGCGCCTTCCCATCATCTTCCTCGAACACGATCTGTTCACTGGCTTCCGCCGCTTCTGCagctgcggcggcggcttcTCGCTCCTTGCGCGCGTCCTCGATCAAGCTTTGCCGCCTGCCCACGAACCTCTGTGACTGTGTCATACATTATGAAAAGTGAAAGAAATGAAAGTATGTCGAGGTTTCACGAGCACCGACAACACAAAGCCAATGTGAATTGTAAAACTGCCGTTATGTCTGCTTTAGATTTGAAATGGATGTGATCTCGTGCGCACCAAGCGCCACTTGTGCGTAACGCTAAACTCTCAGCTTTCCCCTGCTTTGCTCTGGATAAAAGGCGTCTGGCAACACAATTACAGCCTATGATAAATCAACTTTTGAAAGAAAGAACAGAAGAAACCTGGGATCTGCATCTATTCTCACCGTGATGGAGTCAGACCTCTCCAACTCGGACGCCGCTCTGCGGATGCTCTTGGTTGAGGACGTGGAGCTGCTTGAAAGGGGCATCTTTGTCGACCACCAGCCGCTTGTGTGACTTTGGGTTGGTTTCAAAGTGAAGCGAGGACGCCGTGACGTTGGACGGAGCTCTCCCTGTGCCGTGCGCCCgcagcttttctttttattcagaCAGGTTCCCTTTTTTATGGGGTCATTTGTTTGAAGTTTATGACGTCAAACGCGCTAATCGGTCTCTGATCAATCTATGTTCGGAACCTCTCGTTCACCTCCCAAGTTGGAAACGTCTCCTTGCAGCATGCGCGTCAGTTTTACGTATCACGGATGAAAaatgagatgaaaaaaaaagttaaaataaggttcatttgtttatttttaacattgatagtctgtctgttattatagtttcatatacacatatatacatttggatttttttaaacatgttgGATGTTTATTTAACATTAACACAATAAGGTGAAGATGTGGGTTTACAGCCAACAGCTGATCACACTGTAGTCAACTTTGGACAATAAAGCTTTGACCCCGGGGCTTAGCACAAAGGTTAGACCAGAAAAAAGTCAACTGTGGAAAATTAAGTCACTTTATCAGTTCAATCCAATCTCCACAGCTTCTTCCAAATTAGATTTAagtgcagaacacacacacacacacacacacacacacacacacacacacacacacacacacacacacacacacacacacacacacacaatgaaagaGACCACAACACATTGCTTTCCTATTTAGGCCACTGTGTTTCTTACCTCGGCAACAGGCACATCAAGCGGATTTGTGCCGCTTTGGGCTGGGGACTTTGGTGGTTAACGTGATTGTAAAGTGATGTACGGTGCCCTCGGGCGAGCGGAGGTAAAAAGATTATCCGTGGACCTCTGGCCacatgctgccacagctgcaacCTCACAAGGGTGAGACGAGGCAAATAGTCCCCAGTGTGACTCTTCCCAACCGAAACAGGCTGGAAATGCTAAAGAACACTGATTTGGCCCCAGGCTCAGGGAACTATGGTTCCTGCTTTATAAAGGGACAATAAAGTGAATAAGAACATAAAACAAAGGGACAACAAGATCACTACCTTTCCACCTTGTTTGAGTCTAATTTCTGCATGGAAATATCTTTGGAAGTGAGGCTTTGTTGAGATCATGTtatcttttttgcttttttttcaaagCAGCATGACACAAAACACTGAGCAACAAACGCAGGCTTGACATTTATTTACAGATAGGAACCTTTATCCGTAAGGCTTGATTACACACACATGTGGATGAGGTATAAAGCAGTTAATGTGCTTTGTGGATGTTAAAAAGACACCCTGATGAGAGGCTCCTAAAACCTCTGAGTCAATAGATGGTGCTGGGGGATTCTCGGCAGTGACAGGTGTGAGAAGAGAAGCAGAATGTACAGCTTAGTGTGTTGGCTGGTTCTCTAAGCATCAGACACGTAGATTGGTTTCTCAGCATCACTCTGTGAAAAAGAGCTTTTGCTGAACAACAATTTTTGAATTATCCTTAATTAGGATTTCTGTAGCCAGAGTCGTGGTAGGGTGGCAGGTGAAGCTGATTTCTTTTGAAActtcatattttttaataataagaCCTCTTGGAAATGACTCTTCCGCTTGATGTTATGCGTCAAGCCTACAGGCAGAGGAGCTACAGGCTGAATTGGGATC
The genomic region above belongs to Betta splendens chromosome 6, fBetSpl5.4, whole genome shotgun sequence and contains:
- the th gene encoding tyrosine 3-monooxygenase, translated to MPLSSSSTSSTKSIRRAASELERSDSITSQRFVGRRQSLIEDARKEREAAAAAAEAAEASEQIVFEEDDGKALLNLFFTLRTSKTPALSRTLKVFETFESKIRHLETRPCRKLKDCLESLEYFVRCEVHLSDVSTLISSIKRNADDVKTTKEVKFHWFPKRIADLDRCHHLVTKFDPDLDQDHPGYTDPAYRQRRKMIGDIAFRYRHGEPIPKVEYTAEEIGTWREVYSTLRDLYTTHACTEYLEAFHLLERHCGYSPDNIPQLEDVSRFLKERTGFLLRPVAGLLSARDFLASLAFRVFQCTQYIRHASSPMHSPEPDCVHELLGHVPMLADRTFAQFSQNLGLASLGASDEDIEKLSTLYWFTVEYGLCKQNGEVKAYGAGLLSSYGELVYSLSDEPETREFDPGAAAVQPYQDQTYQPVYFISESFSDAKEKFRTYVGGIKRPFSVRYDPYTSSIEVLDNPLKIQGGLEGVKDELKVLTDALSVLS